The window GCAAAGCGTATGGATGCCCAGGTGAAATCCAAGAAGAAGCGTCTGGAAAAAGAGTTGGCAAAGGCAAAGGTGGATCGCGTTGAACCGGATGCCGAAATACAATTTGCATTTGAGAATAGTCAACGTGTGGGCAAGCGTTTTTTAGAATTGAAACATGTAACAAAGTGTTTTGAAAATCGTCTATTGTTTAAAGACGTGAACTTGACCATTCAATATGGTGAAAAGATTGCGATTATTGGACCAAATGGTAGTGGGAAAACAACCTTATTAAGGGTACTATTGGGGCAAGAAATGGCCGAAGGAGAAATTTGGATGTCGCCAGCCGCCAATATTGGCTATTTAACACAAGAGGTATTTGATTTACCACTCGATCAAACGCCTGAGAAATTCTTTTATAGAGAGACATTTAAAGAGCGAGGCAAAGTCCAAAATCTAATGAAGCACTTAGGGTTTACACCTGCGCATTGGACGGCACCGATTAATAGTATGAGTATGGGGGAACGAGTAAAGTGTAAACTAATGGCCTATATTTTAGAGGAAAAGAACGTTCTTATTTTAGATGAACCGACAAACCATCTAGATTTACCTTCACGAGAACAGCTTGAGCAAACATTGGCACAATATAAGGGAACATTACTTGTTGTGTCACATGACCGTTATTTTCTAGAAAAAACGACGGATAGTGTATGGGCAATTGAAAATAATCACGTCCACAAAAAATGGAGAGATAGTCCGCCTACGCCAGTGGATGATGTAGCTAGCCTGCGGTTAAAGCTTGAAAATGAACGACAAGAAATACTCGGCAAGCTTAGTTTCCTAACAGTAACGGACAAAGACTATGCAATGCTGGATCAAAAGTTTAACGCGCTTACCAAGCGAATAAATGAGCTTACAAAATAAGGTTTAGGAAATCAGCAGTTAGGGGAAAAGTATATAAGCTAAACGCTTGTTAAGAGGGGGTGTCCAACATGACAAAGAGATTATTTTTTACGCTATTATTACTTAGTGCAAGCATAGTAAGCGCATGTACAGACAATGATGACGATACAAAAACACCGAATAACCAACAAGAAGTAAATCAGCCAATTGAAAATGTAAATGACACAGTTGAAACAAAACCTGATGAAACGGTATCCTCTATAACGCAGGCAGAGGCTCTCAAAAATGTAAAGGAACAGCTAGAGACTGATTTAGCAGTTGTCTTGCCAAAAGAGCTTCCTGTAACAGAAGGTACCTTTTTAACGGCCACAACAAAGGTTGAAGATAAGCAGGTGGAAATAATATTTTTCGAAAGCGAAAAGTATATGCCAATAAATGATATAAAACTCAAAAATTCAAGCAATGCGACTGTTATTGCAA of the Lysinibacillus fusiformis genome contains:
- the abc-f gene encoding ribosomal protection-like ABC-F family protein, with translation MKELLKLQDVRYEVMDTQIFENVTASVKQGDVIGLIGRNGAGKSTLLQLIQGSLVPTAGQLQWLHSVIIAYVEQERADFDTQEVKPLEADLLAKWHVPDIAFSALSGGEKLKMRLAKGFSQEAQLLLLDEPTNHLDEKSNTVLIDRVKNYDGTIVVVSHDRYFLDEVATKIWSIEDGKLIEHNGHYSSYMAAREQQRLAQQCAYDKQQKNIDRIEAQMKELTTWSQKAHAQSTKQEGFKEHYRVKAKRMDAQVKSKKKRLEKELAKAKVDRVEPDAEIQFAFENSQRVGKRFLELKHVTKCFENRLLFKDVNLTIQYGEKIAIIGPNGSGKTTLLRVLLGQEMAEGEIWMSPAANIGYLTQEVFDLPLDQTPEKFFYRETFKERGKVQNLMKHLGFTPAHWTAPINSMSMGERVKCKLMAYILEEKNVLILDEPTNHLDLPSREQLEQTLAQYKGTLLVVSHDRYFLEKTTDSVWAIENNHVHKKWRDSPPTPVDDVASLRLKLENERQEILGKLSFLTVTDKDYAMLDQKFNALTKRINELTK